A single Camarhynchus parvulus chromosome 5, STF_HiC, whole genome shotgun sequence DNA region contains:
- the CLP1 gene encoding polyribonucleotide 5'-hydroxyl-kinase Clp1, whose product MADDGGEEKKQVAKFELERETELRFEVEAGQTVQLELLTGMAEVFGTELTRNKKFTFDAGAKVAVFTWHGCTVQLSGRTEVAYVSRDTPMLLYLNTHTALEQMRRQAEREDERGPRVMVVGPTDVGKTTVCRLLLNYAVRLGRRPTFVELDVGQGSVSIPGTMGALYIERPADVEEGFSLQAPLVYHFGSTTPGTNIKLYNKITSCLADVFNQRCEVNRRASVSGCVINTCGWVKSSGYQALVHAASAFEVDVVVVLDQERLYNELKRDLPHFVRTVLLPKSGGVVERSKDFRRECRDERIREYFYGFRGCFYPHAFDVKFSDVKIYKVGAPTIPDSCLPLGMSQEDNQLKLVPVTPGRDMVHHLLSVSTADSPDDNISETSVAGFIVVTGVDLERQVFTVLSPAPRPLPKNFLLIMDIRFMDLK is encoded by the exons ATGGCGGACGACGGCGGTGAGGAGAAGAAGCAGGTGGCCAAGTTCGAGCTGGAGCGGGAGACGGAGCTGCGGTTCGAGGTGGAGGCGGGGCAGAcggtgcagctggagctgctgaccGGCATGGCCGAAGTGTTCGGCACCGAGCTCACCCGCAACAAGAAGTTCACGTTCGACGCGGGCGCCAAAGTGGCCGTGTTCACGTGGCACGGCTGCACCGTGCAGCTCAGCGGCCGCACCGAGGTGGCCTACGTGTCGCGGGACACGCCGATGCTGCTGTACCTGAACACGCACACGGCGCTGGAGCAGATGCGGCGCCAGGCCGAGCGGGAGGACGAGCGCGGCCCCCGCGTCATGGTGGTGGGGCCCACCGACGTGGGCAAGACCACCGTGTGCCGCCTGCTGCTCAACTACGCCGTGCGCCTGGGCCGCCGGCCCACCTTCGTGGAGCTGGACGTGGGGCAGGGCTCGGTGTCCATCCCCGGCACCATGGGCGCGCTGTACATCGAGCGCCCGGCCGACGTGGAGGAGGGCTTCTCCCTGCAGGCCCCCCTCGTCTACCACTTCGGCTCCACCACGCCCGGCACCAACATCAAGCTCTACAACAAG ATCACGTCGTGCCTGGCCGACGTCTTCAATCAGCGCTGCGAGGTGAACCGGCGGGCGTCGGTGAGCGGCTGCGTCATCAACACCTGTGGCTGGGTCAAGAGCTCGGGCTACCAGGCGCTGGTGCACGCCGCCTCCGCCTTCGAGGTGGACgtggtggtggtgctggacCAGGAGCGCCTCTACAACGAGCTCAAGCGGGACCTGCCCCACTTTGTGCGCACCGTGCTGCTGCCCAAGTCCGGCGGCGTGGTGGAGCGCTCCAAGGACTTCCGCCGGGAGTGCCGGGACGAGCGCATCCGCGAGTACTTCTACGGCTTCCGCGGCTGCTTCTACCCCCACGCCTTCGACGTCAAGTTCTCCGACGTCAAGATCTACAAGGTGGGCGCGCCCACCATCCCGGACTCGTGCCTGCCGCTGGGAATGTCTCAGGAGGACAACCAGCTGAAGCTGGTTCCGGTGACGCCGGGGCGGGACATGGTGCACCACCTGCTGAGCGTCAGCACCGCCGACAGCCCCGACGACAACATCTCCGAGACCAGCGTGGCCGGCTTCATCGTGGTCACGGGCGTGGACCTGGAGCGCCAGGTCTTCACCGTGCTGTCCCCGGCCCCACGCCCCCTCCCCAAGAACTTCCTGCTCATCATGGACATTCGCTTCATGGACCTCAAGTAG
- the ZDHHC5 gene encoding palmitoyltransferase ZDHHC5: protein MPAASGKRFKPSKYVPVSAAAIFLVGATTLFFAFTCPGLSIYVSPIIPAYNAVVFLFVLANFSMATFMDPGIFPRAEEDEDKEDDFRAPLYKTVEIKGIQVRMKWCATCRFYRPPRCSHCSVCDNCVEEFDHHCPWVNNCIGRRNYRYFFLFLLSLTTHIMGVFGFGLLYVLYQVEELSGVRMAVTMVVMCVAGLFFIPVAGLTGFHVVLVARGRTTNEQVTGKFRGGVNPFTNGCCKNVSRVLCSSPAPRYLGRPKAEQTVLVRPPFLRPEVSDGQITVKIMDNGIQTELKRTKSKGSLEVTESQSADAEPPPPPKPDLSRYTGLRTHLTLATTEDSSLLGKDSPPTPTMYKYRPGYSSSSSSAALPHSTSAKLSRVNSLKEPNSICDSGHKPSYRSEPSLEPESFRSPTFGKSFHFDPLSSGSRSSSLKSAQGTGFETGHLQSIRSEGTTSTSYKSLVNQTRNGSLSYDSLLTPSDSPDFESVQAGPEPEPPVGYTSPFLSARIAQQRETDLHGRFASAASPKHAVPREPSPVRYDNLSRHIVASIQEREKLLQQPPAPGREEDAGLADSGIQSTPGSSNAPRTSSSSDDSKRSPLGKNPLTRPALPRFGKPEPPPALRVRSLGSPDQPAAPHLGKSVSYSSQKTASQAGGPETEEVALQPLLAPKDEVQMRTAYSKSNGQPKSLGSAPPGSGPVPLSSPTRGGVKKVSGVGGTTYEISV from the exons ATGCCAGCAGCCTCCGGAAAGAGATTCAAACCCAGCAAGTACGTCCCGGTCTCCGCTGCTGCCATCTTCCTAGTGGGAGCCACCACCCTCTTCTTCGCCTTCAC GTGCCCAGGGCTCAGTATCTACGTGTCCCCCATCATCCCTGCCTACAATGCCGTCGTCTTCCTCTTCGTGCTGGCCAACTTCAGCATGGCCACCTTCATGGACCCAGGCATATTCCCACGAG CTGAGGAGGACGAGGACAAAGAGGACGATTTCCGGGCCCCGCTGTACAAGACGGTGGAGATCAAGGGCATCCAGGTGCGCATGAAGTGGTGCGCGACCTGCCGCTTCTACCGCCCGCCGcgctgctcccactgcagcgTCTGCGACAACTGCGTGGAG GAGTTCGACCACCACTGCCCCTGGGTCAACAACTGCATCGGGCGGCGCAACTACCGCtacttcttcctcttcctgctgtCGCTCACCACGCACATCATGGGCGTCTTCGGCTTCGGGCTGCTCTACGTCCTGTACCAGGTGGAGGAGCTCTCCGGCGTCCGCATGGCCGTCAC GATGGTGGTGATGTGCGTGGCTGGGCTCTTCTTCATTCCCGTCGCTGGCCTGACAGGCTTCCACGTGGTGCTTGTGGCCAGGGGCCGCACTACCAACGAACAG GTGACGGGCAAGTTCCGCGGCGGCGTCAACCCCTTCACCAACGGTTGCTGTAAGAACGTCAGCCGggtcctctgcagctccccggCGCCCAG gtACCTCGGGCGCCCGAAGGCCGAGCAGACGGTGCTGGTGAGACCCCCGTTCCTGCGGCCCGAGGTGTCGGACGGTCAGATCACTGTCAAGATCATGGACAATGGTATCCAGACAGAGCTGAAAAGGACGAAG TCCAAGGGGAGCCTGGAGGTGACGGAGAGCCAGTCTGCTGACGCCGAGCCGCCACCCCCACCTAAGCCCGACCTCAGCCGCTACACGGGCCTGAGGACACACTTAACCCTGGCCACCACTGAGG ACAGCAGCTTGCTAGGCAAGGACAGCCCCCCGACTCCCACCATGTACAAGTACCGGCCCggttacagcagcagcagcagctcggcGGCCCTGCCCCACTCCACCAGCGCCAAG ctGAGCCGAGTGAACAGCCTGAAGGAGCCCAACTCCATCTGTGACAGCGGCCACAAGCCCAGCTACCGCTCGGAGCCGAGCCTGGAACCCGAGAGCTTCCGCTCGCCCACCTTTGGCAAGAGCTTCCACTTTGACCCTCTCTCCAGTGGCTCCCGCTCCTCCAGCCTCAAGTCAGCCCAGGGCACGGGCTTTGAGACGGGCCACCTGCAGTCCATCCGCTCGGAGGGCACCACCTCCACCTCCTACAAGAGCCTGGTGAACCAGACACGCAACGGCAGCCTCTCCTACGACAGCCTGCTCACGCCCTCCGACAGCCCCGACTTCGAGTCGGTGCAGGCGGGCCCGGAGCCCGAGCCGCCCGTGGGTTACACCTCGCCCTTCCTGTCGGCGCGCATCGCCCAGCAGCGAGAGACCGACCTGCACGGCCGCTTCGCCAGCGCCGCCTCCCCCAAGCACGCGGTGCCCCGCGAGCCCTCGCCCGTGCGCTATGACAATCTCTCCCGCCACATCGTGGCCTCCATCCAGGAGcgggagaagctgctgcagcagccgcCGGCTCCGGGCCGGGAGGAGGACGCGGGGCTGGCGGACTCGGGCATCCAGTCGACGCCGGGCTCCAGCAACGCCCCCCGCACCAGCTCCTCCTCGGACGATTCGAAGCGCTCGCCCCTGGGCAAGAACCCGCTCAcccgcccggccctgccccgcttCGGCAAGCCCGAGCCCCCCCCGGCGCTGCGGGTGCGCTCCCTGGGCTCCCCCGACCAGCCCGCCGCCCCCCACCTGGGCAAATCCGTGTCTTACAGCAGCCAAAAAACAGCCTCTCAGGCCGGCGGCCCCGAGACAGAGGAGGTGGCCTTGCAGCCCTTACTGGCACCAAA GGACGAGGTGCAGATGAGAACAGCCTACAGCAAGTCCAACGGGCAGCCCAAGAGCCTGGGCTCGGCCCCACCGGGCTCGGGGCCGGTGCCCCTCAGCAGCCCCACCCGCGGAGGCGTCAAGAAGGTCTCGGGTGTGGGGGGCACCACCTACGAGATCTCGGTATGA
- the MED19 gene encoding mediator of RNA polymerase II transcription subunit 19: MENFSALFGAAEPPPAAAAALGFGPAKAPGAGAAPPPTASAAAPPPGEDAARKAAAGPFYLLRELPGTTELTGSTNLITHYNLEHAYNKFCGKKVKEKLSNFLPDLPGMIDLPGSHDSSSLRSLIEKPPICGSSFTPLTGAMLTGFRLHAGPLPEQCRLMHIQPPKKKNKHKHKQSRTQDPVPPETPSDSDHKKKKKKKEEDPERKRKKKEKKKKKNRHSPEHPGVGSSQASSSLR, from the exons ATGGAGAACTTCTCGGCGCTGTTCGGCGCGGCggagccgccgcccgccgccgccgccgcgctcggATTCGGGCCCGCCAAGGCTCCGGGCGCCGGGGCCGCACCGCCGCCCACTGCCTCAGCCGCCGCGCCGCCACCGGGCGAGGACGCGGCCCGCAAGGCCGCCGCCGGCCCCTTCTACCTGCTGCGGGAGCTACCAG GCACTACGGAGCTGACGGGCAGCACGAACCTGATCACACACTATAACCTGGAGCACGCGTACAACAAGTTCTGCGGGAAGAAGGTGAAGGAGAAGCTCAGCAACTTCCTCCCCGACCTGCCCGGCATGATCGACCTGCCCGGCTCCCACGACAGCAGCAGCCTGCGCTCGCTCATCGAGAAGCCACCCATCTGTGGCAGCTCCTTCACCCCGCTCACTGGGGCCATGCTGACCGGCTTCCGCCTGCACGCCGGCCCG CTGCCTGAGCAGTGCCGGCTGATGCACATCCAGCCGCCTAAGAAGAAGAACAAGCATAAGCACAAACAGAGCCGCACGCAGGACCCCGTCCCCCCAG AAACCCCCTCGGACTCCGaccacaagaagaaaaagaagaaaaaagaggaggatCCAGAGcggaagaggaagaagaaagagaagaagaaaaagaag AACCGGCACAGCCCGGAGCACCCAGGGGtgggcagctcccaggccagcagcagcttaCGGTGA